TACGAGATGTACCCGGAGCTGATGGAGCACAAGATCGCCCTGAGGCTCAGCTTCGACGAGGAGAGGAACGCGTGGGTCATCCGGTTCGAAAAGGGCGGCCACAGCCGCTATGCCTTCCTGGACAAGGCCGACGCCGACGCCTGCATGGATGGGGTCTCCTGCATCTATCTGGGCACGCTGATCGATCAGTACGTCCTCGATCTGGAAAAGGAACTGGGAATCCTCTGATTTTTGCGAGAACTTCTAACGACACCGGGCGGGACTGGCATCCCCCGGCCCGGAGAAAGGACTGAAATGGAAACCGAGAATCCGGATGTGATCACCGATGACGAGAAGGGTTACCTCACCGATCCCGAAAGCTGGAACGAGAACATCGCCCGTCAGCTGGCCAGACGTGAGGGCATCGATGAGCTGACCGACGAGATGATGGACGTGATCCGCTTCATGCGGTCTTTCTACAAGACTTACGGCTCGTTCCCCATCCTCAACTCGGTCTGCAAGAACGTCCAGCAGCCAAAGGAGTGCGTCAACGAGGAGTTCATCGACCCCCTGAAGGCCTGGAAGATCGCCGGACTGCCATATCCGGGCGAAGAGGTCATCTATTACCTGAACCGGCCTCTCTAAACAGCGAAGCCCGGCCGGGCACTTCCGTGCCGGCCAGGCTCGCCCAAAAAGGACATCAGGCGCCGGAGTGCGGACGCGTTCTTTCTAGTGGTTGCTGTGTCTCCTGAACATGAGGCCGCCCATGCCGGCTGCTACCAGTCCCGCTGCCGGCACTATCAGGAAGAAGCCGGTGTTGGGCAGGGTGGCGGGGGCCGGGACGGCTGCTGCCGGCGCCGCGGCGGTCGGCGGGGTCACGACCGCTTCCACCGTGAAGGTGAAGGGGCAGCTGGCTTCGGAGGGCAACAATAAGGTGATTGTATGTTCGCCGGGAGTCGCGTCGGCGGGGATGGTCAAGTTGACGCCGAACTCGCCGGTGCTGACGTCGGTGCTGATGTCCGGAAAAACGCCGGTCGCACCGTCCCATTCAACCTGGATCGTGGAATCGGCGAGCGTTGTTCCGGAAGCGTATACGCTGCTGCCGGCGTTCCCGGAGAGCGGCGTGACATCTACGGCGCTGCAGGCGCTCTGGGCGCTGGCGACCGATGCAAATGCGAGCATAGACACTACCAGCAACAAACCGATGACGATGATTCTGACCTTCATGGTTTCCTCCCTGTTTAACCCTCTGAATGATTTCGTCTTTATCGAAACCGGATGCTACATGCTGCCCGGGCGTCCGTCAAATCCTCTTCTGCGCATGATAATGACGCCGGCGGCGGCCGCTACAGCGTCAGCTCCGCGGCCTTGAGCGTGTTCTTCATCAGCATGGCGATGGTCATCGGCCCGACGCCGCCGGGAACCGGGGTGATGGCGCGGGCTTTCTCCTTGACCGCTTCGAAATCGACGTCTCCGAAAAGGCCTTCGTCGGTGCGGTTCATGCCCACGTCGATCACCGTGACCCCATCCTTGACCCAGTCACCTTTTATCATCCTGTCAACACCGACGGCCGCGATCAGGATGTCAGCGCCGCGGCAGACAGAAGGGAGGTCCCTGGTCTTCGAGTGGCAGATGGTGACGGTGCAGTTCTTTGCCAGCAGCAGCAGGGCCACCGGCTTGCCGACCGTGTTGCTGCGGCCGACGATGACGGCGTTGGCGCCTTCCAGCTGGGTATTGCTGCGCTCGAGCAGCTCGATGCAGCCAGCGGGCGTGCATGACGGCAGCACGGCGTTGCCGACAACGACGCGCCCCAGGTTGA
The genomic region above belongs to Actinomycetota bacterium and contains:
- a CDS encoding TusE/DsrC/DsvC family sulfur relay protein, yielding METENPDVITDDEKGYLTDPESWNENIARQLARREGIDELTDEMMDVIRFMRSFYKTYGSFPILNSVCKNVQQPKECVNEEFIDPLKAWKIAGLPYPGEEVIYYLNRPL
- the folD gene encoding bifunctional methylenetetrahydrofolate dehydrogenase/methenyltetrahydrofolate cyclohydrolase FolD, with amino-acid sequence MAEIIDGKKISADIRAEVAEDVRKMKEQYGLTPGLAVVLVGDDPGSQIYVNNKEKACAEVGFNSFKYVLPTETTQETLMALVDELNGREDVHGILVQMPLPKHLDPTPVLLAIDPNKDVDGFHPINLGRVVVGNAVLPSCTPAGCIELLERSNTQLEGANAVIVGRSNTVGKPVALLLLAKNCTVTICHSKTRDLPSVCRGADILIAAVGVDRMIKGDWVKDGVTVIDVGMNRTDEGLFGDVDFEAVKEKARAITPVPGGVGPMTIAMLMKNTLKAAELTL